The Polaribacter tangerinus genome has a segment encoding these proteins:
- a CDS encoding outer membrane beta-barrel protein, with amino-acid sequence MKSNTKLLVWCALMLFYQVIAAQISGKVIDNENGFPLEYASVAVFETKSKKLVTGVVTDSNGFFSISNVSPNTYYIEVSFLGYLTTTIKNISLLKKGEKRLLGVLKLTLANSTQLDKVIVKSSKSSVKHKIDKQIFNVKKFENSLGGTAVDILQNLPSVSVNGLGEINLRGSSGFTILLNGKPTQGDATTILSQLPANAIEAVEVITAPSAKYDPDGKAGILNIITKKGTLDGFFAQINVRGGFPSIENYSTKIPAKRYGFDVVFNNRSDKWNFSSGFSYQRNDKTGRREGEVFVVNNLENKTTFLPSDGERSFDEITYNARFNVDYTLSKNDVFSIGFFAGKRTKERLADIVYNNSAIDNTTNKNLYQFTYFNHNLRVRKGDFALASFDYSHKFENDSKISTSILYEYTFLGGPTENDNLGFPDNSIVYQREFNTNDNPLNGNRLNLDYQWKPFSFGTLESGYQYRNLSHTGKFVYQRDGDIVPEFSSDISLKRTIHAAYTQLSGAKKKWEYVAGVRLESMDRKYTEALQSETTTNVYDYDFVKLFPSASLQYMVDDKTNIKTAYSKRVERTTTFKMNSFAEREHSEVFEQGDNTLLPEFIDLLELGITKKLKGGNSIYATAYYRHVNNVINRVNTLAYQNNGAVLDSIINRVYSNVGKSNSIGLEIGATLKPTNNWTNFVGANIYNYAINGVLNFKHRDGIERNYSINTNTTVYSFNINSTYNFWENASLQFTFNYLSDRNTAMGEDSRFYSPNLTFRKKFMDNRLTATLQWQNIDMGFLKTNEQRITTSRPNQFFTTTNYRYEVDMVSLNLSYTFNAAKNKSKFIESEFGKREF; translated from the coding sequence ATGAAAAGTAATACAAAACTTTTAGTTTGGTGCGCTTTAATGTTGTTTTATCAGGTTATTGCCGCGCAAATTTCTGGAAAAGTTATAGACAACGAAAATGGTTTTCCTCTTGAATATGCAAGTGTTGCAGTTTTTGAAACAAAATCTAAAAAGCTAGTTACAGGTGTTGTTACAGATAGCAATGGTTTTTTTTCTATTTCAAACGTTTCGCCAAATACTTATTATATAGAGGTTTCTTTTTTAGGATATTTAACTACTACTATTAAAAATATATCTCTTTTAAAAAAAGGTGAAAAAAGGTTATTAGGAGTTTTAAAGCTAACTTTAGCAAATTCAACTCAATTAGATAAAGTAATTGTAAAATCTTCTAAAAGTAGTGTAAAGCATAAGATAGATAAACAGATTTTTAATGTTAAAAAGTTTGAAAATTCATTGGGAGGAACTGCTGTAGATATTTTACAAAATTTACCATCTGTAAGCGTAAATGGTTTGGGAGAAATAAATTTACGAGGCAGTAGTGGTTTTACAATATTATTAAATGGTAAACCTACACAAGGAGATGCAACTACAATTTTAAGTCAGTTACCTGCAAATGCCATAGAAGCTGTAGAAGTTATTACTGCACCATCTGCAAAATACGACCCTGATGGTAAAGCAGGAATTCTAAATATTATTACAAAAAAAGGAACTTTAGATGGCTTTTTTGCTCAGATAAATGTACGTGGAGGCTTTCCATCAATAGAAAATTATAGCACAAAAATTCCTGCAAAACGGTATGGTTTTGATGTAGTTTTTAACAATAGAAGTGATAAATGGAATTTTTCTAGTGGTTTTAGTTATCAAAGAAATGATAAAACAGGTAGGAGAGAAGGAGAGGTTTTTGTTGTTAATAACCTAGAAAATAAAACTACTTTTTTGCCTTCTGATGGGGAACGAAGTTTTGATGAAATTACATATAATGCTCGTTTTAATGTAGATTATACTCTAAGTAAAAATGATGTTTTTTCAATTGGTTTTTTTGCGGGTAAAAGAACCAAAGAACGTTTGGCAGATATTGTTTATAATAATAGTGCTATTGATAATACCACAAATAAAAATCTTTATCAGTTTACTTATTTTAATCATAACTTAAGAGTTCGTAAAGGAGATTTTGCTTTGGCAAGTTTCGATTATTCACATAAATTTGAGAATGATTCTAAAATTTCTACTTCTATTTTATATGAGTACACTTTTTTAGGAGGACCAACGGAAAACGACAATTTGGGCTTTCCAGATAATTCGATTGTGTATCAAAGAGAGTTTAACACCAATGATAATCCTTTAAATGGAAATCGTTTAAACTTAGATTATCAATGGAAACCTTTTTCATTCGGTACATTAGAAAGTGGTTATCAATATAGAAATTTAAGCCATACCGGAAAATTTGTTTATCAAAGAGATGGAGATATAGTTCCTGAGTTTTCTAGTGATATCAGTTTAAAAAGAACTATTCATGCTGCATACACACAACTTTCTGGAGCCAAAAAAAAATGGGAATATGTAGCTGGAGTTCGTTTGGAATCGATGGACAGAAAATATACTGAAGCTTTACAAAGTGAAACCACCACAAATGTGTACGATTACGATTTTGTAAAATTATTCCCTTCAGCGTCTCTGCAATATATGGTTGATGATAAAACCAACATCAAAACAGCCTATAGTAAAAGAGTAGAAAGAACCACTACTTTTAAAATGAATAGTTTTGCAGAGCGTGAACATTCTGAGGTTTTTGAGCAAGGAGACAATACCTTACTGCCAGAATTTATCGATTTACTGGAATTAGGAATTACTAAAAAGTTAAAAGGAGGAAATTCCATTTATGCAACCGCTTATTACAGACATGTAAATAATGTAATAAATCGAGTAAACACATTGGCGTATCAAAATAACGGAGCGGTTTTAGATAGTATAATAAACAGAGTATATTCTAACGTAGGTAAAAGTAATTCCATTGGCCTAGAAATTGGTGCAACTCTAAAACCAACTAACAATTGGACAAATTTTGTTGGAGCAAATATTTACAATTACGCAATTAACGGTGTTTTAAATTTTAAACATAGAGATGGAATTGAAAGAAACTATAGTATAAATACAAATACGACTGTTTATTCTTTCAATATAAATTCGACCTATAATTTCTGGGAAAACGCTTCTTTACAGTTTACCTTTAATTATTTATCCGATAGAAATACAGCCATGGGAGAAGATTCTCGTTTTTATTCGCCAAACTTAACTTTTCGTAAAAAGTTTATGGACAATCGTTTAACAGCAACTTTGCAATGGCAAAATATAGATATGGGCTTTTTAAAAACAAACGAACAAAGAATTACAACATCCAGACCGAATCAATTTTTTACAACAACAAACTATAGATATGAAGTAGATATGGTTTCTTTGAACCTTTCTTATACATTTAACGCAGCTAAAAATAAATCTAAATTTATCGAAAGTGAGTTTGGAAAAAGAGAGTTTTAG
- a CDS encoding tRNA-binding protein yields MKTIKEKITINDFNKIDIRVGTIIEVKDFPIANKAAFQLKVDFGQLGIRKTSAQITGNYTIQNLINRKIIAILNFKPKQIANFMSEILVLGVHDDIGEVVLLKTLNSVKDGTSVT; encoded by the coding sequence TTGAAAACTATAAAAGAAAAAATTACAATTAACGATTTTAATAAAATTGATATACGAGTTGGTACAATAATAGAAGTAAAAGATTTTCCTATTGCTAATAAGGCGGCTTTTCAATTAAAAGTCGACTTTGGACAATTAGGAATACGAAAAACAAGTGCACAAATAACAGGTAATTATACGATACAAAACCTAATAAATAGAAAAATAATTGCCATATTAAACTTTAAACCAAAGCAAATTGCAAATTTCATGAGCGAAATACTTGTGCTTGGTGTACATGATGATATAGGAGAAGTAGTTTTGCTAAAAACACTGAATTCAGTGAAAGATGGAACTAGTGTTACATAA
- a CDS encoding IS3 family transposase → MSKQAFYKRLKTQQKQQIDQQKLIKMVKDYRKSVGSKTGGVKLYHALKKDFINADIKMGRDKFYRFLRSNNLLIPKRKNYITTTNSNHMYKKYKNLVKDHVPNRPEQLWVSDITYIKTENGHNYLALVTDAYSKQIMGYKIDNHMKTSLCKDALAMAIKNRKYPNKKLVHHSDRGFQYCNPKYTDFAESNGITMSMTEQYDPYENAVAERINRTLKYEYGLKQTIKNTHLAQKMTKQAVHIYNNLRLHYSLALRNPAEVHLNPNIKYKSYRKNNVNLPEIKI, encoded by the coding sequence ATTAGTAAACAAGCTTTCTACAAAAGACTCAAAACACAACAAAAACAACAAATAGACCAACAAAAGCTAATCAAAATGGTTAAGGATTATCGCAAATCTGTAGGATCTAAAACTGGTGGTGTAAAACTATACCATGCCCTCAAAAAAGACTTCATTAATGCGGATATTAAAATGGGAAGAGACAAGTTCTATCGATTTCTAAGAAGCAATAACTTACTGATTCCTAAACGCAAAAATTACATCACCACAACAAACTCTAACCATATGTATAAGAAATATAAAAACCTAGTGAAAGACCACGTTCCTAATCGTCCTGAACAACTTTGGGTAAGCGATATCACATACATTAAAACCGAAAACGGGCACAACTATTTAGCCTTAGTTACAGATGCTTATTCTAAGCAAATTATGGGCTATAAAATCGACAATCATATGAAAACATCGCTTTGTAAGGACGCGCTTGCTATGGCTATTAAAAATAGAAAATATCCCAATAAAAAGCTTGTACATCATTCCGATAGAGGTTTTCAGTACTGTAATCCTAAATACACTGATTTTGCTGAAAGTAACGGAATCACAATGAGTATGACTGAGCAATACGATCCGTATGAAAATGCAGTTGCCGAACGTATCAATAGAACTCTTAAATATGAATATGGGTTAAAACAAACCATTAAAAACACCCATTTAGCCCAAAAAATGACTAAACAAGCTGTACACATCTACAACAATTTAAGGTTGCATTATAGTCTAGCGTTAAGAAATCCGGCAGAAGTGCATCTCAACCCTAATATCAAATACAAATCATATCGAAAAAATAATGTAAATTTACCTGAAATAAAGATCTAA
- a CDS encoding proline dehydrogenase family protein, which yields MKLFDNTEVAFSLKSNSELERAYFLFKMIQNQPLVKIGTALTNFALKAHLPVEGLIRATVFDHFCGGITENDCISSIDRLYTKGVSSVLDYSVEGKESEEEFDHTLEKILKIIDFSQEKKAVPFAVFKPTGFGRFALFQKITEKKELTADEKSEWLRVKERFDTVCKAAHQKNVPLLIDAEESWMQDAADNLIEEMMMRYNKERALIFNTLQMYRHDRLAYLKTLHQKAQKEGFHIGMKVVRGAYMEKERKRAEEKGYESPICSDKLATDINYDAAVTYMLQYKDMALFAGTHNELSSYLVMDLASKHAISKEDNRLWFGQLYGMSDNISFNLSSLGYNVAKYLPFGPVRDVMPYLIRRAEENTSVAGQTSRELNLLQTERKRRKK from the coding sequence ATGAAACTTTTTGATAATACTGAAGTTGCCTTTTCTTTAAAGTCAAACTCTGAGTTAGAAAGAGCCTATTTTCTCTTTAAAATGATTCAAAACCAACCATTGGTTAAAATAGGTACTGCATTAACAAATTTCGCTTTAAAAGCCCATTTACCCGTAGAAGGCTTAATTCGCGCAACGGTATTCGATCATTTTTGTGGTGGTATAACAGAAAACGACTGTATTTCTAGTATAGATAGGTTGTATACCAAAGGAGTATCATCTGTATTGGATTATTCTGTAGAAGGAAAAGAAAGTGAAGAAGAATTTGACCACACGCTAGAAAAAATTCTCAAAATAATTGACTTTAGTCAAGAGAAGAAAGCAGTACCTTTTGCTGTTTTTAAACCAACAGGCTTTGGTCGTTTTGCGTTATTTCAAAAAATTACAGAAAAAAAAGAACTTACTGCTGATGAAAAATCAGAGTGGCTTCGAGTAAAAGAACGTTTCGATACAGTATGTAAAGCAGCACACCAAAAAAACGTACCACTATTAATTGATGCAGAAGAAAGTTGGATGCAAGATGCAGCAGACAATCTAATTGAAGAAATGATGATGCGCTACAACAAAGAACGTGCACTTATCTTTAATACACTTCAAATGTATCGTCACGATAGATTGGCATATTTAAAAACTTTGCATCAAAAAGCTCAAAAAGAAGGGTTTCATATTGGCATGAAAGTTGTTCGAGGTGCATACATGGAAAAGGAACGCAAAAGAGCAGAAGAGAAAGGATACGAGTCTCCTATTTGTTCAGATAAATTAGCTACAGACATAAATTACGATGCAGCTGTTACTTATATGTTGCAATATAAAGACATGGCTTTATTTGCAGGTACACACAACGAACTAAGCTCTTATCTGGTAATGGATTTGGCAAGTAAACACGCCATTTCTAAAGAAGACAACCGTTTGTGGTTTGGTCAATTATATGGCATGAGCGACAATATTAGCTTTAACCTGTCTTCTCTAGGGTATAATGTGGCAAAATATTTGCCTTTTGGTCCCGTTAGAGATGTAATGCCTTACTTAATAAGAAGGGCAGAAGAAAACACATCTGTTGCTGGGCAAACAAGTAGAGAGCTCAATTTATTGCAAACAGAGCGAAAGCGAAGAAAAAAGTAA
- a CDS encoding M14 family metallopeptidase, producing MKKIVFLLIFTTASLFSQKVDLSYYLPKNVTFNSDIPTPKSVIGHEVGEWHITHDKLVEYMKSLAASSDRISIENRGFTYEDRPLLLLTITSQKNHSEIEKIRNTHLRAINNSSEDVSKSPIIVYQGFSIHGNEPSGSNAALALAYYLAAAEGPEINKMLDNTIILLDPSFNPDGLQRFAYWANTNRSKNINPDPNDREYNEIWPRGRTNHYQFDMNRDWLPVQLPESKARIATFHKWMPNILTDHHEMGSNSSFFFQPGIPSRTNPLTPKLNQELTKEIATYHAKAFDKIGSLYYSEESFDDFYYGKGSTFPDINGSIGILFEQASSRGHAQETSNGILTFPFTIKNQFTAALSTLEAANSMRVKILQYQQDFFKDSKKTYSNKAIVFGDEKDAAKTYHLAEVLKRHQVKIHEVNQDFVINNKIFKKGYSYVVPMNQQNHRLVKAMFDVRKKFADSLFYDVSAWTFNHSFGVDYEENISLSKAGDEIDELFFKEGSISMKSDYGYLMPWNEFYTPKVLNAILKKGIRAKVSMKNFTNSNISYEYGTIFIPVQNQKLSSEELYNFLNTSVSNTAVQINGVSTGLNNGIDLGSNNFRPITVPKVAMLVGNGITGNDSGEIWHLLDQRFNIPLTRIDMSYFNSVDISKYTTIIIPNSYSLGKNTEEKLKTWVKRGGVLIGYKNTARWLSNNKFINLNFKKSSIDTIKNVTFENRSLQSGAQVIGGAIFEAKIDRSHPINFGYKNNQIALFRNSTLFIEPDKRSYNNPIQYTTSPLLSGYISKENAKLIKNTVPFKTQSLGRGQVIIFTDNTNFRGFWFGTNKLLMNAIFFGDKM from the coding sequence ATGAAAAAAATAGTATTCTTACTTATATTTACGACAGCTTCTCTTTTTTCTCAAAAAGTAGATCTATCTTATTATCTTCCTAAAAACGTAACGTTTAATTCTGATATTCCAACACCAAAATCAGTGATAGGTCATGAGGTAGGAGAGTGGCATATTACTCATGATAAATTGGTTGAGTATATGAAATCATTAGCTGCGTCATCAGATAGAATAAGTATAGAGAACAGAGGTTTTACATATGAGGATAGGCCACTTTTATTGTTAACAATAACATCGCAAAAAAATCACTCTGAAATAGAAAAAATAAGAAATACCCATTTGAGAGCAATTAACAATTCATCTGAAGATGTTTCTAAAAGTCCAATTATTGTATATCAAGGTTTTTCCATTCATGGAAATGAGCCTAGTGGTTCTAATGCAGCATTAGCATTGGCTTACTATTTAGCAGCGGCAGAAGGACCAGAAATTAATAAGATGCTTGATAATACTATTATTTTATTAGATCCATCTTTTAATCCTGATGGATTGCAACGTTTTGCATATTGGGCGAATACAAATAGAAGTAAAAACATTAATCCAGATCCAAACGATAGAGAGTATAATGAAATATGGCCAAGAGGAAGAACTAACCATTATCAATTTGATATGAATAGAGATTGGCTACCTGTTCAATTACCTGAAAGCAAGGCAAGAATAGCTACTTTTCATAAATGGATGCCAAATATTTTAACCGATCACCATGAAATGGGAAGTAATTCTAGTTTTTTCTTTCAGCCAGGTATTCCAAGTAGGACAAATCCTTTAACTCCCAAGTTAAATCAAGAATTGACTAAAGAAATAGCAACATATCATGCAAAAGCTTTTGATAAAATTGGCTCTTTATATTATTCAGAGGAGAGTTTTGATGACTTTTATTATGGGAAAGGATCTACTTTTCCTGACATAAATGGTAGTATTGGAATTTTATTTGAACAAGCAAGTTCTAGAGGACACGCTCAAGAAACTTCAAATGGGATTTTAACTTTTCCTTTTACTATTAAAAATCAATTTACTGCTGCATTATCTACCTTAGAGGCTGCAAACAGTATGCGTGTAAAAATTCTACAATATCAACAAGATTTTTTTAAGGATTCTAAAAAAACATATTCAAATAAGGCAATAGTTTTTGGTGATGAAAAAGACGCTGCAAAGACTTATCATTTAGCTGAAGTATTAAAGAGACATCAAGTTAAGATTCATGAAGTAAATCAAGATTTTGTAATAAATAATAAAATATTTAAGAAAGGATATAGTTATGTTGTTCCGATGAATCAGCAAAATCATCGATTAGTAAAAGCGATGTTTGATGTTCGTAAAAAGTTTGCTGACAGTTTATTTTATGATGTTTCTGCTTGGACTTTTAATCATTCTTTTGGTGTTGATTATGAGGAAAACATATCACTTTCTAAAGCTGGTGATGAAATTGATGAGCTTTTTTTTAAGGAAGGAAGTATTTCTATGAAAAGTGATTATGGTTATTTAATGCCGTGGAATGAATTTTATACTCCAAAGGTTTTAAACGCAATTCTTAAAAAAGGAATTAGAGCAAAAGTGTCTATGAAAAATTTTACGAACAGTAATATATCTTATGAATATGGTACAATTTTTATTCCTGTTCAGAATCAAAAGCTATCATCTGAAGAATTGTATAATTTTTTAAATACTTCGGTATCAAATACTGCAGTTCAAATAAATGGAGTTAGTACAGGTTTAAATAATGGAATAGATTTGGGATCAAACAATTTTAGACCAATAACTGTTCCTAAAGTAGCTATGCTTGTAGGTAATGGAATTACTGGTAATGATTCTGGAGAAATATGGCATTTGTTAGACCAACGCTTTAATATTCCTTTAACAAGAATAGATATGAGTTATTTTAATAGTGTGGATATTAGTAAGTATACCACCATTATTATTCCGAATAGCTATAGTTTGGGAAAAAATACTGAAGAAAAATTGAAAACTTGGGTAAAAAGAGGAGGCGTTTTAATAGGTTATAAGAATACTGCAAGATGGTTAAGTAATAATAAATTTATAAACCTTAATTTTAAAAAATCTTCTATTGATACAATTAAAAATGTCACTTTCGAAAATAGATCTTTACAGTCAGGAGCTCAAGTAATAGGCGGCGCAATTTTTGAAGCTAAAATAGACAGATCGCATCCTATAAATTTTGGATACAAAAATAATCAAATAGCATTGTTTAGAAATTCTACTTTATTTATTGAACCTGATAAAAGAAGTTATAATAATCCTATTCAATATACAACAAGCCCTTTATTAAGTGGTTATATATCAAAAGAAAATGCAAAACTAATTAAAAATACGGTACCCTTTAAAACTCAAAGCTTAGGACGTGGTCAAGTAATTATTTTTACTGATAATACAAATTTTAGAGGTTTTTGGTTTGGTACCAATAAATTATTGATGAATGCAATTTTCTTTGGGGATAAAATGTAA
- the aroB gene encoding 3-dehydroquinate synthase, with product MKSIKAVSYPVHFQEKGYQELTNLIAKNNYSTLFILVDEHTFSDCYPKFIPHLATDKRIEVIEIESGEINKNLETCVGVWNAITELGGDRNSLMITLGGGVITDLGGFVASCFKRGIDFVNIPTTLLSMVDASVGGKTGVDLGVLKNQIGLFANPQMVIVDTDYLTTVSEREIKSGMAEIIKYGVTYDIQLFNEIKINKNLNINDLIFRSIEIKNEVVLQDPKEKSLRKILNFGHTIGHAVESYHLESVDKENLTHGEAIAIGMVCESYISNKLLNFPGEKLNEIKEVVLSIYEKVTLLKEDFTGIIDLLKHDKKNVNGQVNFVLLEDYENYQLDCKVPEELIVESLEFYKNLPSSK from the coding sequence ATGAAATCTATAAAAGCGGTTAGTTACCCTGTTCATTTTCAGGAGAAAGGATATCAAGAATTGACAAATTTAATTGCTAAAAATAATTACTCAACACTTTTTATATTAGTTGATGAGCATACTTTTAGTGATTGTTACCCAAAATTTATTCCACATTTAGCAACCGACAAGCGCATAGAAGTTATAGAAATTGAATCGGGAGAAATTAATAAAAATTTAGAAACCTGTGTTGGTGTTTGGAATGCAATTACAGAACTGGGTGGTGATAGAAATAGTTTAATGATTACCTTGGGTGGTGGAGTTATAACAGATTTAGGAGGCTTTGTGGCTTCTTGTTTTAAGAGAGGTATAGATTTTGTAAATATACCGACAACACTACTTTCTATGGTTGATGCTTCTGTGGGCGGAAAGACGGGTGTTGATTTGGGTGTTTTAAAGAATCAGATTGGATTGTTTGCAAACCCCCAAATGGTTATAGTTGATACTGATTATTTAACCACTGTATCGGAGCGAGAAATAAAATCTGGCATGGCAGAAATTATTAAATATGGAGTTACCTATGATATTCAACTATTTAATGAAATAAAAATAAATAAAAACTTAAATATTAATGATTTAATTTTTAGATCTATAGAGATTAAAAACGAAGTTGTTTTACAAGATCCTAAGGAAAAAAGTCTTCGTAAAATATTAAATTTTGGACATACAATTGGGCATGCAGTTGAGTCTTACCATTTAGAGTCTGTGGATAAAGAAAACCTAACTCATGGTGAGGCAATTGCTATAGGAATGGTTTGTGAAAGTTATATTTCCAACAAACTTTTAAATTTTCCTGGAGAAAAATTAAATGAAATTAAAGAAGTTGTTTTGTCTATTTACGAAAAAGTAACTCTCTTAAAGGAAGATTTTACTGGAATTATAGATTTACTAAAACACGATAAGAAAAATGTTAATGGGCAAGTAAATTTTGTGCTTTTAGAAGATTATGAAAATTATCAATTAGATTGTAAAGTTCCTGAGGAATTGATTGTGGAAAGTCTAGAGTTTTATAAAAATTTACCTTCATCCAAATAA
- a CDS encoding helix-turn-helix domain-containing protein — protein sequence MKTKNEHWLKKSYQKATLETKLLVVDQILNGQLSRSAASKKYDIPRTTITYWLRKYSTLVQQNIGMSKNDQIKKLKEKIEELEFVKDFQQDIIADMELITGVDMSKKSLPKTLAKEIEQKKKNRLKESGSMSVLGLVNKLSTKDSKHNKNNK from the coding sequence ATGAAAACAAAAAATGAACACTGGCTAAAAAAAAGCTACCAAAAAGCAACTCTAGAAACCAAACTTTTAGTCGTTGACCAAATCTTAAACGGACAATTATCTAGAAGTGCTGCTTCTAAAAAATATGATATTCCTAGAACAACAATTACTTATTGGTTGAGAAAATATAGTACCTTAGTGCAACAAAACATAGGTATGAGCAAAAACGATCAAATTAAAAAACTTAAGGAAAAAATTGAAGAACTAGAGTTTGTAAAGGACTTTCAGCAAGATATTATTGCAGATATGGAACTCATTACAGGAGTCGATATGTCAAAAAAGTCATTGCCCAAAACATTAGCAAAAGAGATAGAACAAAAAAAGAAAAACCGTTTAAAAGAAAGTGGTTCTATGAGTGTTTTGGGATTAGTAAACAAGCTTTCTACAAAAGACTCAAAACACAACAAAAACAACAAATAG
- a CDS encoding LETM1 domain-containing protein, with translation MQSIDEIKLLLHRNKLRLHQELLQSKEAMQLIKKATKTTLSEEEKQKVKIQLLDICKAIPAFTVFMLPGGALLLPLLIKLIPDILPSAFREDLPSDKK, from the coding sequence ATGCAGTCCATAGATGAAATAAAACTGCTACTTCATAGAAATAAGCTGCGTTTGCATCAAGAGCTATTGCAAAGCAAAGAGGCAATGCAGCTCATTAAAAAAGCGACCAAAACAACTTTATCTGAAGAAGAAAAGCAAAAAGTTAAAATCCAGTTGCTAGACATTTGTAAAGCAATTCCAGCTTTTACCGTATTTATGCTTCCTGGCGGCGCGCTGTTATTACCATTATTAATAAAATTGATTCCAGATATTCTTCCCTCGGCTTTTCGTGAAGACCTACCAAGTGATAAAAAGTAA
- a CDS encoding YfiT family bacillithiol transferase has translation MNIETLKYPIGQPSIPENISEKDIINWIAILEEFPKSLEELVKNLSEEQLNTTYKPNGWTIKQVIHHCYDSHHNSYNRFKWALTENTPTIKPYYEERWAALKDSKEAPISLSINALRTLHAKWVYLLNTLNFKELEKSFYHPTDKKEISLKESIAIYAWHCNHHFAHIKELLKRKNWL, from the coding sequence ATGAATATTGAGACTCTAAAATATCCGATTGGTCAGCCAAGTATTCCTGAAAACATCTCAGAAAAAGACATCATTAATTGGATTGCGATTCTAGAGGAATTTCCAAAATCACTTGAAGAATTAGTTAAAAACCTTTCTGAAGAACAGTTAAATACAACCTATAAGCCAAATGGTTGGACAATAAAACAGGTTATTCATCATTGTTATGATAGTCATCATAATTCTTATAATAGATTTAAATGGGCATTAACTGAAAATACACCAACAATAAAACCTTACTACGAAGAAAGATGGGCAGCTTTAAAAGACTCTAAAGAAGCACCAATATCACTTTCCATTAATGCCTTAAGAACGTTACACGCAAAATGGGTATATTTATTAAATACGTTAAACTTCAAAGAATTGGAGAAAAGTTTTTATCACCCAACCGATAAAAAAGAAATTTCTTTAAAAGAAAGCATCGCAATATATGCATGGCACTGTAATCATCATTTTGCACATATTAAAGAACTATTAAAACGTAAAAATTGGCTTTGA